atgttttttttttttttttgcacatacgcAGCAACGCCctgtgtgaatggcatgaaatacgcGAATAAAGATTGGGACTCTATTGCGTCAGTTCTTTCACACGATTATACAGGTGAACCTAAAAATGCATACgattgtgtgagggaggcctaagtgtaTTTGTTATGTATGATGcctttttgcatgcatattgccACATTACCCATCCCGATTACAagaataatgcacacagtgatgtgacAGTACAGGTATAACGCACAGAGAGAACATGCAGAGTGATGTCCCCAAATATAAAGAGTACACATAATGACACTGGACAAGGGAAATACAAGGATAGTGCAGTGTTGCTACAGCACAAGAGTAATGATGTTACAGTACACAGACAGTTCAAGCATTGCAATCCCATGGAAAGTAGAACGGGCTGAGATCATGCAGTGCGCACAGTTCACATGGTTATAGGAAATCTAATTGACATGCCATAAAAGTTAGGCTCCTTTTTGATGATCTGTCCAGACCTTTTGTCCAACCTGTTTCAATTATGCAAACTCCTTATAAATGGTGTTATTAactagcataagtataggcacgtcacaggcctctcactagccaagccagaaacctgctgcacaccgatgaggggcaaaacccccgaaaTGGTGTTGTGTGTGTGGTAttctggcttttggtcaattcTCAAACAccgtgtttaaaggggttgtcccgcgccgaaacaggttttttttttttttttttttcaacagcccccctgttcggcgcgagacaaacccgatgcaggggttaaaaaacaccggacagtgcttacctgaatccccgcgctccggtgacttcttacttacctgctgaagatggccgccgggatcttctccctcggtggaccgcagggcttctgtgcggtccattgccgattccagcctcctgattggctggaatcggcacgtgacggggcggagctaccaggagccgctctccggcacgagcggccccattcagaaaagaagacgaccggactgcgcaagcgcgtctaatccggcgattagacgctgaaaattagcaccatggagacgaggacgctagcaatggaacaggtaagtgaataacttctgtatggctcataattaatgcacaatgtgcattaatatggccatacagaagtgtatagacccacttgcttttgcgggacaacccctttaagacttgtgTAAAAggtttgacattgacttgcaggagtactaccatccagtaggtggcgctgccgaggtattgttccatcttccttgtttgcataaacacataaattgttctttctttctcttgAGCATTTTATGTCACATTGTTTAGTCCTAAATGTAATTTCTAATGCTTTTCATCCTACTTTAGACGCCAGACATTGGAAAGATTTCTTATTCAAGGTTCAAGAGAAGCATCTTAAGAAGACGTTCAAGGCAGGTTCCTGTAGCCAGTAGTCCTATttccactagatggcagtgttGTCAAGGACAACGCCAGGACAATCCCTCTGAGCTGTCACGAAGTTTCTCTGATGAAAATTGGAGAACACCAGAAAAGTTAGTATTATTACCATGTAAGTGTCACTGGGAATATTTTAGTTAAAGGAACCCTGATGTTACCTCTGCATGAAGTTGAATACCTTTGTATACTTTGCTTTACTTCTCTGGTACTGCTTTTCCATTACATGATCTTTTATTCTCTGTTCacacttaggccttattcacattacCTATTTAGCATTTTAAAATCACCCAAAATTCGCAGCCATCTGGATCATTGGATTCATATGTTTTCATTCACAGGAACGATTTTTGAGCATAAAAAAAGTTCAGCCGTGAAAAAATGGCACATCGGCGACCGTTTTCAATTTGCTGATTTTATACACCACGTCAGAAGATAGCTCTTGCCTTATCTTTTGACAAGAtacacaggaagctcccatagattctATGGAAGCGGGCGggaaaaatagggagggggagggaatttacctGCGTGTAACGCTGGGAACAGACAGTTGGCTCTTTTTAAGCATTAACAGTCATTTCGAGGATTTCTAACAATCAAGtgatttctgcgctgcagcatattttcttGCCAATGCGCAGCAGCCGCCGGTGTGACTCGCAGAAAATACGGGGCTAAAGATCGGGACTCAATCGCGGCAATTCTTCATGAGTTTTACAGTGCatatgcggcaaatccgcctgtggctccTAATctagggattagccagccatgtggacaaggttTTGTAAAAATGTCATCCACACGGGGCAGCCGATCTGTCGCGGCTGATACACGATATTGACAGCCACAGcatgtccactttttttttttttttccagttgcagcctctctcctctctgtggggagagaaagctgcaacggAATGCCGGCGGCGGGACGATCCGGACCTCTGCAGGAGATGCATCTGGCATCGTATGCTTTTCTAGCCACTGGGATGCTTTGCCACTTTTAAATCAGCTGAGGATATAACCACAATCACATTTTATTGCAGGAAATTGCACAGTGGAACTCAGATGACACAACCAGCAGCCCTTCTCCTTTCACATGGATTGTCACAAcaacccttttttgttttttaacttgtATAACCTGTTATAGGTTCTACATTCCCAGAGAATTGGCCATATGTGCACAGCCACTCTTCATTGATCTAAATGGGGCTGTTGGAAACAGGGGTAGCCCTTTGTAGATGTCACAGTAAGGGCGCCTactcacttgcgatttttttttaattttttttttctttgcgttttgcgttttttctgaagagcaattaggatagaatgtgttcttgtccatttgcgtttttttttcggtccgttgcaatttttaacataggaactgtcagttgcatatgtgtccttatttttctcttaatgcacccatgaatgtcaatggaaattaacggaaaagccgcgaaaaacgccacgaaaaccgcgcggaaaacgcaccaaaaatgctgcgtttttcacgcacgaaaatcgcaaacgcaagtgggtaggcgccctaattcTCTGTGATCTCTGTCCATACAAGACTTGGGCTGCATGCACACAGGTGGGTCAGATTCCGaatgcagaatccggccctggcagcagcagcgtccaAGCGTACcagctttgtttttcttttctctgtactgcggatggcccgcAAAGTGAGCTGTCAGACATTCACAgtacagatatattttttttactcctaGCGATGAagcagaatccgcaacctttcctcaatgtcaattgcagaagagcCGCAGATCGACAAGGTTTTTGACAGTATTGCAGCCACATCGCATCAGTGAGTCTTTCCCCTTAGGCTATTCACTGAGAAGAGAAGACTCTTCCCGGTCACCTGTCTTACTTTTTATATGAAGATTTTTTTCATGGTATTACTGAGTGACTTCTGTGCCCTCAGACCACTTTGACACGCTGCATACTAGTTGCGGAACCTTTCTGCACCCAAATTTTTGAAGCcaagtacagtacaatgttagTGAATGGGAGTTTAATAAACCACTGTGGATTAGAGCCATAGTGTGGATTTtcagatctgcagcatttctgttgctgatattTCACTGCAGATGCATTTGTTCAACATAATGAGTGAAATCTGTGCCAAATCTGCAAGAAAATTATGTGCGGATTTCATTGCACATTTTGATGTGGGGTTTTTAAAGTGGAAATGCAGTGTAATTTTCACACTGTGTGTTCATCTATATTTACTTGTGTGCATGAATGCTGCAttcgcatcagcgtattttactgtactacttgcaAGTAGTGCACCATtgctcatgcaaaaaaaatatgcactgatgctcccagctattgaaaTGACTAATgggttcaagatgtgctgtttttCCTGTACAATCTGTGTGTTGTGCATCTCCAAGCATACACTcgcacgcatttgtgcacccccattgacttctatggaaactgTTGGTGCGcatatctgcagaaaaatggagcatgcttttgttttttttgaaatgcgcaggaaaatacacTTATATGAATGAACTGTTGaattcaatgtgttctattcactgcatattgcatacATAAATTTTGCGtgcgaatacgcctgtgtgaaggcgacCTTAATCTAGCTGATTACTAGAGCATTTGTGTGTTTAGTTATACACAGGGTGATATGTAAGCCTATTACACAGTAATATTGTGgagaacaaaaatgtaaaaagcaaaaCCCATAAAAGCAATTTTATGAAATATTACATTTGAAGGCCCCAAATAATAGACCTATTTGGAATCACCATAACTGTAGCAATCTGTGGAATATATGAATGTGGTTATCCCCATAAGTTAGAACTAAAATGAGCGGCTACAAAATAGTGTCCTACCAAAGCAAACTTGTCTTACAAAAATAATTGTTCGGGTCCCGAATGCCGTAACTGACTTGGGGGTTAATCGGCACTCAGATATATTGATGGTCTATAACTTTTTCAGATCTAACAGATGTATCCACTGTAAATGTTCCTGCCTCAACTTCCAAATTATCCCAATCAGAAGACTCTGTGCCCTACAGCATCTCTAAGAAATCCATCAGAAGGTGCCTAAATCTGAAAAAAATCCCCTTTCTCCAACCTCAAGTAAGTATTAGAATAATGCTGTTATGATGACATGCTAGTTCTGACTAAAAACTACATCAAAAAGTCCACCAAACTGCGTAAAAGCTTACTGCATATACTTTACATAGAGCTCATGGTTGTGGCTATAGGCAGCTAGAAGTTTTACATTGTTTAACGAACCCCATTCGCTCACAATGGAAAAAATCCACTGGAGGTTTGAGTCAAATTGTGGATCTTCATATCTACTGCATGCTGTTTTTTTGTGGAGATTTCACAGTAAATTCTGGTTATTTTCATGTAGTGagttaaatctgcaccaaaatccacaacaaagtcATGtgcggatttaaaggggttgtcaggttaCTGGACAACTCCTATTCAATAGGCCCTCGTAtgggaaaataataaacagaagtACAAACCGCTCGACAATTCTGTCCAGTGGGAAAGGATCCTTAAAGCATATTTGAGCTACCAAGAAGCTTTCCATAATACACCAGGTTTTCTTTACCCTCTCACTTGTTGCTATTTGCACCCTGTTTTATGtctgtaaattctgattttcagatggtttccccccccccccccccttttttttgctcTTCTGCTTTTTGCAATctactttcagggaaggggtgtgtagcaagcctagtaTTCTGCCAGTTGTTCCCTGTCATGACTTACTCACCCTTACCTCCCATGCTGTATTGCACTGTGTCTGGACCAATCAGCAGGGACGCAGTATCTGAATGCCggcccctctgctttcccaggatacTTCAGGCATTCAAAGACATTCTGACCAAatagttagtaaacccactataatttgtgtgcataatatgtatacacacacccacacgctgtaatagttgctattgattgtgacaAGTAAGGCGTTAAACTGCccggatctgaggtttctcctttcatggcagttagagcaggattCTGGCTATCactagtcagccaagccactgccttaaaaagatgtatgtgcaagcTTAAAGCCCAagagtgaggtcagtaaaaaggtgtattgtggTCTCTTTAAGGGGCTTAAATAAAGCAGATTTATCTCAGTGACTGCTGAAAGATAAATCTGGAAAATTCCTTAGAATTTCTAGTCTAATTTTATATCACCTATTAGTATACCAGAATTTTAGCACCGCTTTTGGTGCACAATATCACACTTAAGCCATAGGCACCTTTCTATGAAACCGCGTGCCTTTTCCTCAAAGCCACACCCCTACATGAAAAACCAAGCCCTCTTTTGGACATGGCAAAACAATGTTCAATAGTGTCTAAAATGCACAATAAATGTGGTGTGAATACAATTTATGCAGAAAGTTGGCatgttttcaatagtaaatctgccacaATGTCAACCACAtgtaattcattttttttctacagatacTTCTCACTTCTCTAAAAGAGAATGAAACTGGAACATCCAAGCAACATAACACTGCAATGCAGATGTGTGAGAAAGACTCATGTACATACAGAGGTATGAAAAAGTACAGCTTATTTTACTTGGAAATATGGAATATTATGCAATATTTACTCATGTATCCAATGATTCAACCGGTAATGGGGAGCTGCTCACTATTTTAGAGGTTTTCCTATTGGTCCACCTCTTTCTTGATACATTGTCGCGACATATGGAAGTAATACAGAAGAGGTTCCCTACCCCAATTCCCTCTAAGGCTGGGCTTCCACAGGGCATTCGCAGGGAGGTACTGTGCCATACAGCCGTGAACTGTTCTCCTTAGTGCTCAGCTAAGCTAAATTCTCATTTAAAAAGTTGAACAACTTTTATTTGATCAAAATCTAATTTAGAAAATTGTTCAGGAGATACCAAGCTATCAGACCGATGAAATTGACCGTGAACAGCATTCTGCAGCTTGCTATGTATAGAAAACATgcaagctgcagaagccaaatgGAGCCaaatcttctaaaaaaaaaagatttgcaaatatgtttgtttaaatctcttaatacatccaatgCTATAAAAAGTGCTGCCAAAGCATCCACAGCCTTTATACCTCTATAAAACAGGAAAATATCCATGTGTCCTGGAATAAGTACCATATGCCGAAGAATTCCAGTGTCACATCATCTGAACTGCTACTGAAATAATCCCTTTGCCATCTCATTAAGTCAATCTGATTGATGTAACTATCTGGTGTTTGTGTCTCTGTAGGCTGTCAGCAAAGCAAGACCATTGTCTCGCTTGAAAAATCTAACTTATTACAACCTGATGTGAAAATCCACTTGACTGGGCTTCGGAATGATTACTGTAAGTTTCTGTAAGTCATACTTTTTATTACATATTCACATTATTACATAGTTATTGATATAGTTGAACAtgcagtactgtgcaaatgttttaggcaggtgtgaaagtgctgcaaagtaagaatgctttcaaaaatagaagtgttgatTAGTTTATTATTGTCAATTAATaacatgcaaagtgactgaacaaaatgGGAATCTaattcaaatcaatatttggtatgaccgccctttgccttcaaaacatcaccaattcttctaggtacacttgtacagaCTTTCTGAAGGAACTTTGGAGGACTGTTTTTTCcacacatcttggagaactaatcgcagatcttctgtggatgtaacttgctcaaatccttctgtctcttcatataaTCCCGGACCGACTCAATATTCagatcagagctctgtggggtccagatcatcacttccaggactccttgttcttccttatgctgaagatagttcttaatgacattggctttatgtttggggttgttgtcctgctgcagaatacatttggagtcaatcagatgacttctatttttgaaaacagtCTTCCTTTGCAGCGTttattccacacctgcctaagacCTTCACTCAGTGCTGTACGTCTGTATGATAAACaatattttactatatttttacaTTACTGAAGGAGCTTTCCTGTTGCAGCTTCACACTTTCTTCTTGTGTTGTCTTTATAGACGACTATGTTGACTGTGCTACTGAGTTCTCCAAAGTAAAAGAAGTAATTGGAAGACCTGTCAAATGGAGATTAAGGTTTGCGACTTTGTTCTCCTTTTGACTAATTAAAAATGGTTTTTCTAATAGCTCTGTTTGAATACCGTTTTTAAAAACTCAGACGGGACCCAGAGATGGAATGGGTGAACATAGTGAATGATGCTATGTGAACCTACCTTTAGAGGATGAGGGATTTCATGACAGCTGTAATGTACTGTTAGAGGCCTTGTTAATGCACCACAAAGTTTTAAAcactgtgaaagcagcctaactctGATGACTTTGTctcagtctacacagcaaagttAAATGGTTATTTGCAGAATGCTGGAAATGTCGAGTAGAGTGTTTCCACAGCTAGTGGGAAAGTTGaaatatcatttttttaatacggatactcaaaaattaaaaaaatctacaccaacttgacaaaaaaaatgtttatgataGTAATTATGATCTGTTCCTTTTAAGGCTGTACTCATAcgtgcagatccgcaccaaaatctgcaacagaatcATCACCTTCTGGAATGTAGTTTGATGCATGTTTTGACACAGATTTGCAGCAAATTTCACACTTTTAgttgaagtctgctgtggatctttGTTACAATCTGCATgacatggtgtggattttgatgttaaAATCTGCAGCTAATTAATCATGTGTGAACACAAGCAAATTATTATATGGAAATATCATTTAAATATACTTTGCTAtgcctcctctaacatatatttCTTTTTGGTTTTCAGATCTAAACCTGCTGGATTGGAGTTCCAAAAATCTTGTTGCTCTAGGGCTTCAATCAGCTGTGTATGTTTGGAACGCGGAAACCAATAGCGTAGAGCAAACTATTCTTTTACATTCTCCATCGTACGTTTCATCTGTCTCATGGATAAGTAACGGGTCATGTCTGGCTGTTGGCACAAGCAATGGAGAAGTTCAGGTACTTTTACTTCATACTGTAGTTTTGGGTTGGATGAAGGAttttaaggtgttttttttttttttttttttttttataatcctcGTAGGTACGGAGATTTTatagaaaacatacaaaaggTGTCCTGGCCCATCAGCTATTAGTTAAACTATGGGATAGGTCTCCATAGGTcacccatgtttttttttgcagttggaTCAGTTTGAGCACTGCTGTGGATCCTATGCTAATCTGTATCCTGAGACCACCTCTTCTCCTTTAATATCCTGTTTATGCATGGAAGCATGTGCATTATCCATTAGTCTAATATACACAGTTTGGTGGAAATCCTCTATATTATTTTCCAGTCATACCCAATATTAATACTTTCAATTTCAGTTTCCAAGTAGGCACATAGGCATGTCGTTTTTAAATTGACATGCAGTACTATAGGGCCAGCATTCCGCGCCTCCTCTTTCCAGTACTGTTTTATTCATGAGCCATGTTCACAAGTTGAGTATTTCTTGCTGCTGATTTTCCACAACTACGGctcaatgtaagtgaatggtaTCTTAGCAAACCTCATTAACacacaacagaaaaaaaactgcattgacTTGAGGGCATGCTGCAGATCTTCAAATCATCTCTCAGATGTCTTCTCCAGGAGAAATCTGTGGACAGATACATACAGATTTGCTATAGATTTGAAAAATTTCCATATCATTTCCTCTATTAAATTGTGGAATAAATATGCCACATTGAGATGACGACCTAACGCCCCCTCACACGGCCTGATAACGGGCATGAACTTTCTTCAGAACATTCGTTCGGACTAATGAACAGCTGAGGAGCAAGTGATTGCTCGTTGACTGATTTGTTGATGTTCAGCAAGCATAAACTTCTGCTCTGACCAACTGTACATCTCCCCTTGTGAAACAGGACATGTACAGCTGGCCAATGGTGACCAATGAATGTACTAACAATCGTTCACCCTCATAGCAGTGATTATTAGCCCTCgcaaacaaaagcaaatgagCGCCAATCGATGTTTGCCAGTCGGCGTTCTTCTATATTGGGCAAAGAATCGGTCCATATAGAAAGTACCTTTTAGTGAGCGGTGAAATAAAGAAGGTTTTCTAATCTTTCAGCTCTGGGACATtgaaacacagaaaaaaataagGAACATGTATGGCCACATGTCTGTAGTGGGAGCTTTAAGCTGGAATCAACACATTGTGAGCAGGTAAGGAGAGGCGAGCAGTCCACTGGAGATGGCATGGATCTTTTAGGGGAACCATTGCAGTGTTTTCCATACtaacttttttgcttttattaCATAGCTTTTAAGTAATATCTCGTAGATCAAGCTTGTGCATGATAAAGCATGGCAGGGCCACTGCTTATGTGATAGTTAAAGTAATTAGCAAGACTACAAATCACTTAATTTacctaaaaaatgtttttcagctTAGTAGTCACACTAAAGTGCTGCCCCCCAGGTTTCATTCTAACTTGATGTCCACATTCTCTTGTCATGTGAAGTCTGTCTCTAATAACAGACACTTAGACGATTATAGGATGTGTGTTTGGGGAAATGGGTGTCTTGGCATGCTGCTGTCTCATGCTGCCTATAGTAGTCTAtgcagaggagagggggagggagcttctTGAGAGTGAAAGGGGCAGAGAGACTCGCATAGACATTCTAAGTGTTTTGTCCCACCTCTGTGcaggattcacatctacacttttcagtactgctgtatgtctTCCATGCTACTTCTgcttctgagggtttgctacagagAGAAAGATAAGCAAGATCTCCTTCTGTGGGTACAGTGTAGGGGAAGCATCCTAGTACTAGGGTACACCCACCAGTCCATGTAatactgagaattagagatagtTTACAGAAGAGAAAACTGGTATAAAGCATTCATCTACAAGCCATATAATGGGCAGATGTAGTGTTATTCCTCTTGTATAAACACATGGCGGCTTATACTGAAAGATCACCTGAAAAGTTAGTTATGCTACATGCTTTATTGAAACATAATTatcatctctgtattgtccagtGGATGCAGGCTTGGCCATATACATCATCATGATGTCCGCATGGCAGAACATCACATTGGAACTTTACATCACAAACAAGGCATTTGTAGTCTAAAATGGTCCGCATCAGAAAAGCACTTGGCAAGTGGTTCAAGTGATGGTATTCTTAATATCTGGCCCTATGATCCAGGATCCTACAAGATCAGCACACCACTGCAGAGCATGGCGCACCCCACAGCTGTCAAGGTGAGATATTCTGGTTGGAGATGACACTAATGGCATGTTCACATGATATTAAATACACCAGATAAATTTGACATGTATTTGTAGAGGCATCAGTGGCAGAAATTTGaacagactctgtcacctacttataGCCCTGTGAACTAagattatgggctgaaagtaagtCACCCACTGATTTCTGGGATGTAAGTGTTAAACTTACCTCCCCCGTTGAGTGTGGAAAACCGCTGCTTAATGCATTGAGTGGTGCTGCTAAGTCATCCAACCATTATAAAACTAGAATGGGCAAACTATGTAGCTCGCTGCTCAAGTAATTGAGCGGCAGCTTTCAGCGCTGACACCGGGGGAACGATGGAGGAGGCAAGGagaacacttacatccctggactcagagggtcatctactttcagcccacaaacttaaaggagatgtcccgcgccgaaacgggttttttttttttttaaccccccccccccccgttcggcgcgagacaaccccgatgcaggggttaaaaaaaccacccgcacagcgcttacctgaatcccggcggtccggtgacttcaatacttaccgctgaagatggccgccgggatcttctaccttcgtggaccgcagctcttctgtgcggtccactgccgattccagcctcctgattggctggaatcggcacgtgacggggcggagctacacggagccgctctctggcacgagcggctccatagaagaaagctgaagacccggactgcgcaagcgcggctaatttggccatcggaggccaaaaattagtcggctccatggagacgaggacgctagcaacggagcaggtaagtataaaacttcttataacttctgtatggctcataattaatgcacaatgtatattacaaagtgcattattatggccatacagaagtgtatagacccacttgctgcctcgggacatctcctttaacttatagggctaaaagtaggtggcaGATTATTTTTTAAGGAGGATCACCTTTGAAACATTTAATGGTACCGTTCAAAATTGCAAAAGGAAGCCCCCATATGGCTATGTTAATGGAACAATTGAAATttgaatgaaaattaaaaaaaaagagaattacctggtCCTGAAATGGTTGAGAGATTTACACATTGTTTTTGATTTCTATGACAGGCTATGAACTGGTGTCCGTGGCTTTCAGATACTCTTGCTGTAGGTGGCGGAATGAGCGATGGGAATTTGCGTATTTGGGATACAAGTAATGGAAAAATTATAAACTCAACAAACGCAAACTCGCAGGTAAAGAAGGCACAGTTAAAAATGTATATGACCATGCCTGAAAAGCGGATGCATAAATTAATACATTATAGTGTCCCTGCTATTACATCTATAGCTATACAGTgtaattcaaaagtcagggccaaccAGAATATCTTATGTATGAAAATAtttacaagtaggaaactttgtagaacactcagATGGATGGGGAACACTTTTTGCCACTATGGTGGTTAGAAATTGatctgtgcagtttttttttttgtttttttttatatctgcaACCGTTTTCCAGTTATGGAtaatgtcatgttgagtattaaagagttatgttgaattatgtggtaggGAAAACACTAATTGCGTCTTCTCAGGTGTCAGAAGTTGGCTTAACATGAAATAATCAATAACTtgaaaatggttgcaggtatAGAAAATTTactgcacctatcaatttctgattaaATTCTACCCtcaaatcatgtatcccatgtcCCCCTTTctattgaagtttcttgggctgaatcctaGATGGCTGCCTCCAAGACGGCCGATAGACACTACCATAGTAGCAAAGAGTTTCCCCACCCATCTAAGCGTTCTACAAAGTCTCCCacttgtatctctttttgttcagaagatattctggaTAACCTTGATTTTTTTGAATCTCCcagtaaaatgtattatgtaGAGTCTTGTAAATCCAGTTCTTCTATGCTGGGTTTTTTCACTCCTGGTTTGGCTACAAGTCCCTTGTCTTTGGTTGCTAAACAGTGTATTATGAGTAGCGTAATCACTATTTTGTTTGCTTGACTTGGTGTGTCCTAACATCATGAAAAATAAACAGCTTATATTAGTCAATGTTACTTGGAATAAGTGATGGGCATTGAGAGTGTGGTTAATATTTAACACAGACAAGAGGTACATGAAGAACCCAATCCTTGCTTCAGTTTGGTTATAATTTAGTTTCTCTAGCTTTTACAatggtttattttctttttcttttaatcttCCTTTTAATATGTTTCTGGATTAGATCTGTTCCATGCTTTGGCTGCCAGATACAAGAGAGCTTGTCACTAGTCACGGATCTCCATCAAACCAAATGACTATATGGCAAT
This region of Eleutherodactylus coqui strain aEleCoq1 chromosome 5, aEleCoq1.hap1, whole genome shotgun sequence genomic DNA includes:
- the CDC20B gene encoding cell division cycle protein 20 homolog B isoform X1, which translates into the protein MEWKLERLAFSRVKTDEHVMWERIMKTLGKNFRWSKKSSLQKIHKTPDIGKISYSRFKRSILRRRSRQVPVASSPISTRWQCCQGQRQDNPSELSRSFSDENWRTPEKLVLLPYLTDVSTVNVPASTSKLSQSEDSVPYSISKKSIRRCLNLKKIPFLQPQILLTSLKENETGTSKQHNTAMQMCEKDSCTYRGCQQSKTIVSLEKSNLLQPDVKIHLTGLRNDYYLNLLDWSSKNLVALGLQSAVYVWNAETNSVEQTILLHSPSYVSSVSWISNGSCLAVGTSNGEVQLWDIETQKKIRNMYGHMSVVGALSWNQHIVSSGCRLGHIHHHDVRMAEHHIGTLHHKQGICSLKWSASEKHLASGSSDGILNIWPYDPGSYKISTPLQSMAHPTAVKAMNWCPWLSDTLAVGGGMSDGNLRIWDTSNGKIINSTNANSQICSMLWLPDTRELVTSHGSPSNQMTIWQYPSLVKVTDIYGHRGRVLHLALSPNQKRLFSAAANETSFIWKYSI
- the CDC20B gene encoding cell division cycle protein 20 homolog B isoform X2; its protein translation is MKTLGKNFRWSKKSSLQKIHKTPDIGKISYSRFKRSILRRRSRQVPVASSPISTRWQCCQGQRQDNPSELSRSFSDENWRTPEKLVLLPYLTDVSTVNVPASTSKLSQSEDSVPYSISKKSIRRCLNLKKIPFLQPQILLTSLKENETGTSKQHNTAMQMCEKDSCTYRGCQQSKTIVSLEKSNLLQPDVKIHLTGLRNDYYLNLLDWSSKNLVALGLQSAVYVWNAETNSVEQTILLHSPSYVSSVSWISNGSCLAVGTSNGEVQLWDIETQKKIRNMYGHMSVVGALSWNQHIVSSGCRLGHIHHHDVRMAEHHIGTLHHKQGICSLKWSASEKHLASGSSDGILNIWPYDPGSYKISTPLQSMAHPTAVKAMNWCPWLSDTLAVGGGMSDGNLRIWDTSNGKIINSTNANSQICSMLWLPDTRELVTSHGSPSNQMTIWQYPSLVKVTDIYGHRGRVLHLALSPNQKRLFSAAANETSFIWKYSI